One Candidatus Dependentiae bacterium genomic window, CATTGCCTGAATAAGGCTAGACGAGATGAGTAACAAGATTAATGCTTTTATGCATTTGTTTTTGTACATCATAGTTTACTCCGTAATGATTATAATACACTGCTACGCGTTCAATATTTTCCGTACTCTACTCTACGTACTATTGAACTATTTCTACTGTTGCTTCAATTACGAAATCTCACTTAATCTTATCTATGCTCACATGCCTCGCTTTCGGCTTCTTATGCAACTCTCATAATTATAGATGCATTATTTTGATTGTAAGAACTTTATATAAAAGTTCAAGAAAAAATAACATTAATTAATACATGAATTTCATATAAAACAATTGTTACACATAGAAAAAAAGTGTTGCTTTTTACCCAAAAATGATAAAACGCAACAAACACAAATATTCAATAAGAAACTTTGGTAAAAATTTGTGCAACAACTTCCCTGTATAGTATGCCAGTGCAACAAAAATCATGTTTCAATTTGTAATCATTATAGGCACACAATTTATGTAATCTTTCTTAATACAAAAGGCTTTTACTACTAAAATCGGAATATACCTTCAGCTATATTTTATTTCATAAATATCTCATATATACTACTCTCCATGTAAAATAATTAGCATAAAATCTTTATTTGGAGGTGTGCAAGCCGTTTCACTTAATCGTTGAAAGTTCTGATTGTACTAAATGGCTGGCGTAACAGTTCAAAAACATGTACACTTTTGAGATATTTCCAAAATTAAATATCTTCTTTTTAGGGGCGTTTATGCTATTACTTGATTACTTGATTGAATATAATCGATGGATGAATCTTATTGGTATTGCGGTCATATTATCTTTATTGTGGGGTGCATCCGCAAAGCGTTCTGAAATTAATTACAAATTAGTATTCAATGGTTTGTTAATGCAATTTTTGATTGGTTTTTTTGTGCTCAAGACGACCATAGGTCAAAAAATTGTTGGTACCATAGCTGACTTGGTAAGTGCTCTCTATATATGTGCAGGACAAGGATCGGCGTTTATTTTTGGAAGCTTAGTAAATCCAGATTCACCGTGGGGCTTTATTTTTGGATTTCAAGTACTGCCTATTATTATTTTTTTTGGTGCATTTATGGCATTCTTATTTCACATTGGTTTGGTACAAAAAGCTGTAAGTGTTATTAGTTATGTGATTCGCCCACTACTTGGTACTTCAGGTGCGGAGACAATATGTGCTATTGCTAATAGCTTTTTAGGGCAAACGGAGGCTCCCTTATTAATTCGTCATTATTTACCTACTATGACCAAGTCAGAAATTCTAGTGGTTATGATTAGTGGTATGGCGACCATTAGTGGTGCAATTTTAGTAGTGTTTGCTTCTATGGGCGTGCCTACCATGCATTTATTATCTGCAAGCGTTATGGCAATCCCTACTTCTATTGTAGTTGCTAAAATTTTGTATCCAGAAACAGAGAAACCAAAAACTATGGCGGGTGTATCAGCTGAATTTGAGGATACTGCAACAAATGTACTTGATGCTATTGCTGCTGGTACTTTAGATGGTTTGCAACTGGCGCTCAACGTTGCAGCAATGTTAATTTCATTTTTAGCATTACTTGCATTGATTAATTATACGCTAGGTTTTACCACACATGGTATTAATACATTATTTATGTATCTTGGTGTGGCATGGCAGATACCTGTTATTACTATTGAACTCATTTTTGCATATCTTTTTGCACCATTTGGCTATTTGCTTGGGTTTACGGGACATGAGGCCTTACTTGCTGGTGAATTAATTGGTACTAAGGTTGCGGTAAATGAGGTAGTTGCTTATAGTCAGATGGTTACTATGCCACTATCTGAACGTACGGTTGATATTTTAACATATGCGTTATGTGGATTTTCTAATTTTTCATGTATAGGAATTCAGATCGGTGGTATTGGTGCGCTTGTACCACAAAAACGTAGTATATTAACTGAATTTGGATTTCGCACGGTATTTGGTGCGGCACTTGCAAATATTTTGTCCGCGATGGTTGCGGGGTTGCTGCTATAATATATTGATTTAATCTGGTTTATGAACTCGTGGACAATGTCTATGGATCTGCTAAGTTGAATAACAAAAGGATCCAAATTACACATGTTGGGAAAGTAATGAATAAAAGTACGCAAACCAAATTTATTGTGGTTACCGGTGGTGTTATTTCTGGTGTAGGCAAGGGAGTTACCACAGCTTCTCTAGGTAAAATTTTAAAAGAGCATGGCTATAAAACTACCTTGATCAAAGTAGATCCTTACATTAATTATGATGCAGGTACGCTCAGGCCTACCGAACATGGTGAAGTCTGGGTAACGGCAGATGGTGGAGAAATCGACCAAGATTTGGGAACGTATGAACGATTTATTAATGAAGATATTTCACGTAAAAATAACATTACTACCGGCCAAATATACCAAGCAGTTCTCGATCGTGAACGCAAGGGCGAATATCTTGGTCAAACGGTTCAATTTATTCCTCATATTATTGATGAAGTAATTTATCGTATCAAACAAGCAGCGCAAGGGCATGAGATTGCGATTATAGAAATCGGGGGTACGGTAGGTGATTATGAAAATGTACCATTTTTGTTTGCACTCAAAACACTACAACGTGAGTTGGGACAAGATAGTATGGCGCATATTTTGGTTACGTATTTGCCGGTACCACACCATATTGGTGAAATGAAGACAAAGCCGACACAGCAAGCTATACGATTGCTTGGTCAGGAAGGAATATTGCCCGATTTTATTATTTGTCGTTCGGAATATCCGATTGATGATGTGCGTAGAAAAAAAATTGAAATATTCTCTCATGTCGCTTCAGAAAATATTATTGCCGCATGTGATATTGAAACAGTGTATCAACAGCCGCTGGACTTAGAAGAGCAGCAACTTGGTGAAAAAGTTCTGAAAACATTGGGATTAACAAGTAAAAATAAACCTAATTGGTCTAGTTGGAAAGAGCGTGTTACATGTCTGCGTACGCCCAAACGACGAGTTGCCGTAGCGGTAGTTGGTAAATACTTGGATGTTGGTGCGTATAGTTTGACAGATAGTTATATAAGTATTTGTCATGCATTAATGCATGCAGGCGCAGAACTTAATGCTACTGTTGATATCACATGGATTGATGCAAAGCGTTATGAGCAGGAACCACATACGATAGAACAATTATCACATTTTGATGGTGTCATAATACCCGGTGGTTTTGGTAATACGGGTGTTGAAGGAAAGATTTCAGCAATTAAATATGTGCGTGAGAACAATATACCGTATGTGGGATTGTGTTACGGATTACAACTTGCTGTCATTGAATTTGCGCGTAACGTATGTGGATTACATGGTGCACATACCACTGAAGTAAATAAATCAACTCCGTATCCGGTGATAGATTTGCTGCCTATGCAACAACAATACCTCAATGATCATTATTATGGAGGTACTATGCGTTTAGGGGAATATGAAGCCCTAGTCAAAAGTGGTACGCGTATTTTTGAATTATATGAGAAAGCTGGTCGGCTTGAGCACAATAACAATGGTTTTTTTGTACGTGAGCGTCATCGGCATCGCTACGAAGTAAATCCAACATATGTTTCTGAGCTTGAAGAAAAAGGTATGTTATTTTCTGGTTATTATCGACGAGAAGATAGTACGGTGTTAATGGAATTCATAGAGTTACCAGGACATCCGTTTTTTATTGCTACCCAAGCTCATCCAGAATTTACGAGTCGATTTACGAATCCAAACCCGATATTTAAAGAATTTGTGGTTGCATGCCAGCAGCACGCTATAATGCGTTCCAAACAAGATATGCAAATACATACGGAACAATTACCAAGTTCTAACTATACGGAATTGCAAATATAATGGTAATAAAGTTATTTTTGCGACAAATATCCTATAGTATTATTGTGTACGATTTTTAATCCTACTGCTTGATATTCAAGTATTTTAGTTGGTCGTGCAACCCAATTGACGATATGTTTTTGGCGAAATATAATGCCCGTGTCACATGCAGATAAATAGTGATATATCTTATCATGTGGCACTGTAGCAATATGATACGAATGTTCTGGAAGTTGGTACTCGTGTATAAGTTTTTTAAATTGCTGTATATCTTGTGTTAGAATTAACAAAAACTTATTTTTATCTTGTGCATATTTATGCCTAAAAAATTCGAGAACTTCTTGTGGGCATTGCCATGGTTTTATTGAACCATTATAACAATACACATGCATATCTTGCATGATATTCAATTGCTGCCGTACTGCTGTGCGCCACAGTGTTTTTTGTGCAGGTACAACTAGTGGTGGAATATCATGCTGTGCAATGGTAATACGTGCAGTAGGTGTGTGATATGCTTGCACAAGGTGTTCTTTGAGCGCAGGGCTAACGGCTTCAATAGTTATATTGTTGTGCTTTTGCATGGCAGTATTATATACAAATTGTTCTACAGTATGTAACAGCCTTACTTTATAATGGTGCCATGTATATAACCATGTGTTTTTAGGAACTTTACGGTCATACATGTATTCTTCTGCAGCAAGACCGCGAGCTTGGATACGTATGTTTTTACATGCATTTTTTTGCATAGCATGTAAAGCAATGAATCCGGCAAGTGGCCCACGAATTTTAAGTTCGTAGGCAGGAAATTTTTTGAGAAAATATCGCAGTTGCCAGATTGCAAGCCATAAACTCATGGTGTTTATAAGAGGGAATTTTTTAAGTATGTGTAGTTGAATGGCATGGTGAGCAAGTTTATTGTTGATAGACAACAGTTTTGTTGCAGATTCTTGTTCAAAAGAAACAAGATATAGTGGCTGATCTTGATAGAGTTGGCTATGTGCAATGAGCGGTTGTAATACTTGACCGTCAAAGACGGAATTGTACAAACCATCGTAGATAATTACAATGAGTGGTGCTTGCATATACTAGTCCTTTGTATACAAAAAAAGGACGGATTTTATTCCGTCCCTTTAATATTCAAGTTATAATCTATTGTTTTTATGCAAGCTTTTTACCTTGCACTTTTACAAAGAAAGATTTGATGATGTCTAGTAATGATTTAGGATTTGTATCTTCAGATTTTTCTAGAGCTTCTTTGAGTATGAATGCACCAATTACCACACCTGCAAGCTTATCCATTTCTTTAATTGATCTGCCTGCAAAGCTTAAAGTACTGCCTAAAACTCCATATGCTTTTTGATTAGGTGACCAACTGATTTTATTATCACCAACTTTAATTTTCAATGAACCGTCACGGTCAGTTGCACCAATTAAACCATCCATGATACAGTTATATACGTTTTCCCAGTATTCTTTACCTAAAATTTCATCTACTTGAGCTAATTTTTTAAGATCATAATTTGGGGTTTTGTGATCACGGGTCATAGCGATGAATGAACCGATGATTAAAGCGATTAAGGTAGCTTTGTTTGCCGAAGGAACACATGTTGATGCTGCTTGAGCCGGCATGCTACTCAAGATGAGGCCACTCAATATGATGCCAGAAAGCGTACTTTTTTTGATTACTGTGTTCATGGATAAATCTCCCGATTAAAAAAAATGGTTAAACTCACGTTTTACTATTTCAATGAGAACTTAAATGCTTTCTAAATTATATAGTTGGTAGTCTATCATGCAAATTATGTTTCTACAACATCCGATTAGAACCAGACGTAACTGATCAATGCAACAATAAATGCTAGAAATACAGGTAGCTTAACTGACTTAAAGTTCCACATTTTATAGGCAATATTGCAGAAGGTAAGGGCAATAATAATTGGGTAGCCAATGTATACAATTGGTCCAGCAGTCAGTTTGAGTACCTGGCCAAGGCCAATGGTAGAAAGTGGTATACATGCAAGCAGTACGATCATTAATGCATGAACATAATCTATTGAGTTTTTGAAAATTACCTGGTGTGTATATTCAGCGGCTACGGCACTCAATGCTATTGATGTAGAAAGACATGCCATAAGTACTGCAGTACCTATAAGTAATGCCCCATAATTGCCAAGTATGCCAAAAGAAATCTCACGGAATAGTTCACCGGCATTGATATGCAATAAGCCATGGCCATGATATGCCCCGAGCATGCTCATGCCAATGTAAACAAGGCCTAATAATGATACACCAATGATACCAGATTGCAGGCCGACTCGCACTAAAGTACCTACACTATGCCCGGTACCAATAGTTTGCTTCAAAATAGTTAATACGATAGCAGCAAAAAATATAGCACCCAACAAGTCTAATGTTTCATATCCGCGTACTGCATTTGTTTTGAAAATTTGCCATGCAGTGTTAGTAGTCGGGACAATATTTTCTGCGGTAAAGAAACCGGAAACAATAATTATAATGAGTGAGAGCAAAAGAAGCGGGCTAATGTACTTACCCAATATGTTTACAATCTGATTTTCTCTGTATGTTGCTAAGAATGTAGTACCTAAAAATAATAAGGCAAAAATGAAAGATGTAAGCGGTGTTATGGTTTGTAAAAATGTCGGCAAAAAAGGTGCAATCATAGTGTGAGATAGAGTTGTAATACGTGGAATTGCCAATATTGGTCCAATAATCATTATTGATGCAAATAAGAGTACGTGGCCAATAGGTTTGCCCAATCGCAAGTAAAATGACTGATAGTCACCATCAAAAAGTAACATAGCAATGAGCCCAATTACCGGTAAGCATACTGCCGTAATCAGGAAGCCAAATATCCCAAAAGCGGTTAAATTTCCTGATTCAACACCAACTTGTAGTGGATATATTAAGTTTCCTGCACCAAATAGCATTGAAAATATAGCCAAGCCAGTAGCAACAATGTGTTCTATACGTATAGTTTTCATGTATATTCCTGTAGATAAAAGAGTATTAAAAATTAAAAAGAGTAGAAGTTTAACACATGCTCATAATATTGGCTAATCGCATGGCCAGGAGAGTAGAGCGTATAATAACGTATGTAATGTAAGATTGGGTAGCGTTAAGAAGATAAGATGTATTTCTTATGGGTGCGTAGGAATACGTACTCATAGAGCGATCCTTAAAATAAAAATGAATGATATTATAGATGGTTTTACTATAACATGTATGGTTTGTATTGGCAAAAAAACATTGGGGAAAATAGGCTACAGATGGCATATATTACATGTATAGCTAGCTGATTATTGCTGTGGATCGTATGGGACGCATACCTGTATCTTTTTCATAATAAAAATGATAAGACAAGTGAAGGTAAATGGATATTGATAACCGGATAACTATATAAAGGATATCTATGATAAATTTGACCAGTTCTGCATTTAAAGATGGCGGACTAATTCCAGCGCAATATACTTGTGACGGTGCTAATGAATGTATTCCATTACGTTGGCATGGTATTCCTGATGCTACAAAAAGCATTGCTATCATATGTGATGATCCAGATGCTCCAGCAGGTACCTGGGTTCATTGGGTGGCATTTAACATAATACCTAGTACGACATCGTTAGAATCGGATATGGATGTTGAGGCGGCAGGTGGGGTGGTTGGTACCAATAGTTGGGGAAAACAAGCATGGGGCGGGCCATGCCCGCCCAGTGGTGAACATCGTTATTTCTTCAAAATATACGCATTGGATAAAGTATTATCTTTGAGGGCTTCTTCTGACAAAAAAGAGGTAGAAGATGCTATGCAAGGTCATATTATAGCAGAAGGACGTTTGATGGGACGTTATGCAAGACATTCTCAATAATGTCCTTGATAGCATTTTTTACCTATAGTCTACAAAGGAAATACATGAAAATACTACACTGCGTACTAGTATTTGGTTTGTTCGTTGCGGTGTTTGCGCATGCAGAAAAACAATATATACACAAAAGGAATAGTTTAATGGAGTATATAAAGACGTTTGAAGATATTACTATGAAGGATTTACCATTGGTTGGTGGTAAAAATGCTTCATTGGGAGAAATGATCTCACAATTGATGCCTCAGGGTATTTTGGTCCCGACGGGTTTTGCAGTTACGGCACAAGCATATCGATATTTTCTTGATTACAATAAGCTTCGTGAACCTATGCAGAAGTTAATGGACAAGTTTGATGCAGCACCAGAAGATGATCTTAAAGTTTTGGATGAAGTTGGCGGCGCAATTCGTGCATTAATAGAAGGTGGAGATATACCATCTGATTTGCAAGAAGAAATTTTACAGGCATATCGCAATCTTTCCGAGCGCTATGGGGTAGTTGATTGTGATGTGGCAGTTCGTTCGTCTGCGACCGCGGAAGATTTGCCTGACGCATCATTTGCGGGTCAGCAGGAGACCTATTTAAACATTCGTGGCGATAAAGAACTGCTCCATGCATATAAACGGTGTCTCGCGTCATTG contains:
- a CDS encoding nucleoside transporter C-terminal domain-containing protein → MLLLDYLIEYNRWMNLIGIAVILSLLWGASAKRSEINYKLVFNGLLMQFLIGFFVLKTTIGQKIVGTIADLVSALYICAGQGSAFIFGSLVNPDSPWGFIFGFQVLPIIIFFGAFMAFLFHIGLVQKAVSVISYVIRPLLGTSGAETICAIANSFLGQTEAPLLIRHYLPTMTKSEILVVMISGMATISGAILVVFASMGVPTMHLLSASVMAIPTSIVVAKILYPETEKPKTMAGVSAEFEDTATNVLDAIAAGTLDGLQLALNVAAMLISFLALLALINYTLGFTTHGINTLFMYLGVAWQIPVITIELIFAYLFAPFGYLLGFTGHEALLAGELIGTKVAVNEVVAYSQMVTMPLSERTVDILTYALCGFSNFSCIGIQIGGIGALVPQKRSILTEFGFRTVFGAALANILSAMVAGLLL
- a CDS encoding CTP synthase, with translation MNKSTQTKFIVVTGGVISGVGKGVTTASLGKILKEHGYKTTLIKVDPYINYDAGTLRPTEHGEVWVTADGGEIDQDLGTYERFINEDISRKNNITTGQIYQAVLDRERKGEYLGQTVQFIPHIIDEVIYRIKQAAQGHEIAIIEIGGTVGDYENVPFLFALKTLQRELGQDSMAHILVTYLPVPHHIGEMKTKPTQQAIRLLGQEGILPDFIICRSEYPIDDVRRKKIEIFSHVASENIIAACDIETVYQQPLDLEEQQLGEKVLKTLGLTSKNKPNWSSWKERVTCLRTPKRRVAVAVVGKYLDVGAYSLTDSYISICHALMHAGAELNATVDITWIDAKRYEQEPHTIEQLSHFDGVIIPGGFGNTGVEGKISAIKYVRENNIPYVGLCYGLQLAVIEFARNVCGLHGAHTTEVNKSTPYPVIDLLPMQQQYLNDHYYGGTMRLGEYEALVKSGTRIFELYEKAGRLEHNNNGFFVRERHRHRYEVNPTYVSELEEKGMLFSGYYRREDSTVLMEFIELPGHPFFIATQAHPEFTSRFTNPNPIFKEFVVACQQHAIMRSKQDMQIHTEQLPSSNYTELQI
- a CDS encoding branched-chain amino acid transport system II carrier protein — its product is MKTIRIEHIVATGLAIFSMLFGAGNLIYPLQVGVESGNLTAFGIFGFLITAVCLPVIGLIAMLLFDGDYQSFYLRLGKPIGHVLLFASIMIIGPILAIPRITTLSHTMIAPFLPTFLQTITPLTSFIFALLFLGTTFLATYRENQIVNILGKYISPLLLLSLIIIIVSGFFTAENIVPTTNTAWQIFKTNAVRGYETLDLLGAIFFAAIVLTILKQTIGTGHSVGTLVRVGLQSGIIGVSLLGLVYIGMSMLGAYHGHGLLHINAGELFREISFGILGNYGALLIGTAVLMACLSTSIALSAVAAEYTHQVIFKNSIDYVHALMIVLLACIPLSTIGLGQVLKLTAGPIVYIGYPIIIALTFCNIAYKMWNFKSVKLPVFLAFIVALISYVWF
- a CDS encoding YbhB/YbcL family Raf kinase inhibitor-like protein, which translates into the protein MINLTSSAFKDGGLIPAQYTCDGANECIPLRWHGIPDATKSIAIICDDPDAPAGTWVHWVAFNIIPSTTSLESDMDVEAAGGVVGTNSWGKQAWGGPCPPSGEHRYFFKIYALDKVLSLRASSDKKEVEDAMQGHIIAEGRLMGRYARHSQ